The Coffea arabica cultivar ET-39 chromosome 3c, Coffea Arabica ET-39 HiFi, whole genome shotgun sequence genome contains a region encoding:
- the LOC113734703 gene encoding COMPASS-like H3K4 histone methylase component WDR5B: MASNNSSNQSQSQVPGYRPYRLKKILNSHTRAISCVKFANNGELFASSSLDKTLIVWSAETLTQISRLIGHSDGVSDLAWSPDSTYVCSASDDRTLRIWRARSAECVKTLRGHTDFVFCVNFNPQSNLIVSGSFDETVRVWDVKTGKSVHVIRAHSMPVTSVHFNRDGSLIVSGSHDGSCKIWDAASGSCLMTLIDEKVPAVSFAKFSPNGKFILVATLDDTLRLWNYAAGKSLKVYTGHVNRLYCITPTFSVTNGKYIVSGSEDKCVCIWDLQGKNMLQKLEGHTDVVISVTCHPIENMIVSAGLDNDRSLRIWVQD, encoded by the exons ATGGCAAGCAACAACAGCAGCAATCAGTCTCAGTCTCAGGTGCCGGGATACCGCCCATATCGGCTAAAGAAAATTCTCAATTCCCACACGCGGGCTATATCGTGCGTGAAGTTCGCCAACAACGGCGAGCTCTTCGCTTCCTCTTCCTTagacaaaaccctaattgtctGGTCCGCTGAAACCCTAACCCAAATTTCCCGCCTCATCGGTCACTCCGACGGCGTCTCCGACCTGGCCTGGTCCCCCGACTCCACCTACGTCTGCTCCGCTTCTGACGACCGCACCCTCCGCATTTGGCGAGCACGCTCCGCCGAATGCGTCAAAACTCTCCGCGGCCACACTGACTTCGTCTTCTGCGTCAATTTTAACCCCCAGTCGAACCTCATCGTTTCGGGCTCCTTCGACGAAACGGTTCGGGTATGGGACGTGAAAACGGGCAAGTCGGTTCATGTAATTCGGGCCCACTCGATGCCCGTTACATCTGTGCATTTTAATAGGGACGGATCGTTGATAGTTTCGGGTAGTCATGATGGGTCTTGCAAGATTTGGGATGCCGCAAGTGGCTCGTGCCTTATGACGCTTATTGATGAAAAGGTTCCGGCGGTGTCCTTCGCAAAGTTTTCTCCTAATGGCAAGTTTATCCTGGTCGCCACTTTGGATGATACTCTT AGGTTGTGGAACTATGCAGCTGGGAAGTCTTTGAAAGTGTACACGGGCCATGTGAATAGATTGTATTGCATAACGCCTACTTTCTCAGTCACAAATGGGAAGTACATTGTCAGTGGTTCAGAGGACAAATGCGTCTGCATATGGGATCTGCAAGGAAAGAATATGCTTCAGAAGCTTGAAGGGCACACTGATGTTGTCATCTCCGTCACTTGCCATCCCATTGAGAACATGATTGTTTCTGCTGGGCTTGATAATGATAGGAGTCTGAGGATATGGGTTCAAGATTAA